A region of Piscinibacter gummiphilus DNA encodes the following proteins:
- a CDS encoding acyl carrier protein, with amino-acid sequence MTDNIKATVRAYIAENFIMRGDGSEIAETDSFMEKHLDSTGFLELVTFLEETYGIAVDDEEMLPENLDSLNNVDAYVRRKLAA; translated from the coding sequence ATGACTGACAACATCAAGGCCACCGTTCGCGCGTACATCGCGGAGAACTTCATCATGCGCGGCGACGGCAGCGAGATCGCGGAGACCGACTCCTTCATGGAGAAGCACCTCGACTCCACCGGCTTCCTCGAACTCGTGACCTTCCTCGAAGAGACGTACGGCATCGCCGTCGACGACGAGGAGATGCTGCCGGAGAACCTCGACAGCCTGAACAACGTCGACGCCTACGTGCGTCGCAAGCTCGCAGCGTGA
- a CDS encoding HD-GYP domain-containing protein → MKLIPFAAEHLEVGASLPFDLFDAAGRLIMPRDAVIQDVTQLGRLTAHDLMVDEDQSAEWRLARQRERELADAFDDAFSPKAEAAEAAPPRLELISELGLVQQQLNVLLLEVSPDDKWVPRLLAVAGRMRDLMDEHADALLFLVLQRAVRRYEHYSSRHALLCAMTSSLCAQQLGFEAAELRSLAIAALTMNWSMTAMQDELTLRERTPSLDQRIRIDRHPEMSATQLKEAGITDTLCLDVVARHHQDGPADLPLGALSAADRLARVLRRLDVFFAKISPRLSRPGMPATLAARAACLGANGEVDEVGAAIIKVLGIYPPGTCVSLANGEVAMVLRRGAHASQPLAVSLAGPGGAELKVPQLRDTAEAAHRITGTVKPTDLRATVNVADLLAMM, encoded by the coding sequence ATGAAACTCATTCCCTTCGCGGCCGAACATTTGGAGGTGGGAGCGTCCCTGCCCTTCGACCTGTTCGATGCCGCCGGTCGCCTGATCATGCCGCGCGACGCGGTGATCCAGGACGTGACCCAGCTGGGCCGCCTGACCGCACACGACCTGATGGTTGACGAAGACCAGAGCGCCGAGTGGCGTCTCGCCCGCCAGCGCGAACGGGAACTCGCCGACGCCTTCGACGACGCCTTCAGCCCGAAGGCCGAGGCCGCGGAAGCCGCGCCGCCGCGCCTCGAACTCATCTCCGAACTGGGCCTGGTGCAGCAGCAGCTGAACGTGCTGCTGCTCGAGGTGTCGCCCGACGACAAGTGGGTGCCGCGGCTGCTGGCCGTGGCCGGTCGCATGCGCGACCTGATGGACGAACACGCCGACGCGCTGCTGTTCCTCGTGCTGCAGCGCGCGGTGCGGCGCTACGAGCACTACAGCAGCCGGCACGCGCTGCTGTGCGCGATGACGTCGTCCCTGTGCGCGCAGCAGCTCGGGTTCGAGGCCGCCGAACTGCGCTCGCTCGCGATCGCCGCGCTGACGATGAACTGGAGCATGACCGCCATGCAGGACGAGCTGACGCTGCGCGAGCGCACGCCGTCGCTCGACCAGCGCATCCGCATCGACCGCCATCCCGAGATGAGCGCCACCCAGCTGAAGGAGGCGGGGATCACCGACACGCTGTGCCTCGACGTGGTGGCCCGCCACCACCAGGACGGCCCGGCCGACCTGCCGCTCGGGGCCTTGTCCGCGGCCGACCGGCTGGCGCGGGTGCTGCGCCGCCTCGACGTGTTCTTCGCGAAGATCAGCCCCCGCCTCAGCCGGCCCGGCATGCCCGCCACCCTCGCGGCGCGCGCGGCCTGCCTGGGCGCCAACGGCGAGGTGGACGAAGTGGGGGCGGCCATCATCAAGGTGCTGGGCATCTACCCGCCGGGCACCTGCGTGAGCCTGGCGAACGGCGAGGTGGCGATGGTGCTGCGCCGGGGCGCGCACGCGAGCCAGCCTCTGGCCGTGAGCCTCGCGGGCCCCGGGGGCGCCGAACTGAAGGTGCCGCAGCTGCGCGACACGGCAGAGGCCGCCCACCGCATCACCGGCACGGTCAAGCCCACCGACCTGCGCGCCACGGTCAACGTGGCGGACCTGCTCGCGATGATGTGA
- a CDS encoding NAD(P)H-dependent oxidoreductase: protein MELLDKLNWRYATKKMDPAQAVPQDKVDRIVEAARLAPTSSGLQPFEVIVVTNAELRAKVRAVAWNQAQITDGSHLLVFAAWDNYTPERINQMFDYTNQVRGGTNDGWEAYRQKLLASYPGRDAQVNFEHAARQAYIGFGASVIAASFEGVDSTPMEGFDPAAVDDLLGLKARGLRSVTLLPLGYRQAEGDWLVKLEKVRRPRDQFVTELN from the coding sequence ATGGAACTGCTCGACAAGCTGAACTGGCGCTACGCCACCAAGAAGATGGACCCGGCCCAGGCCGTGCCGCAGGACAAGGTCGACCGCATCGTCGAGGCCGCGCGCCTCGCGCCCACCTCCAGCGGCCTGCAGCCGTTCGAGGTGATCGTCGTCACCAACGCCGAGTTGCGCGCCAAGGTGCGCGCCGTGGCGTGGAACCAGGCCCAGATCACCGACGGCTCGCACCTGCTGGTGTTCGCCGCCTGGGACAACTACACCCCCGAGCGCATCAACCAGATGTTCGACTACACGAACCAGGTGCGCGGCGGCACCAACGACGGCTGGGAGGCGTACCGCCAGAAGCTGCTCGCGTCGTACCCGGGCCGCGATGCCCAGGTCAACTTCGAGCATGCCGCGCGCCAGGCCTACATCGGCTTCGGGGCCTCGGTGATCGCCGCGTCGTTCGAGGGTGTGGACAGCACCCCGATGGAGGGCTTCGACCCGGCCGCCGTGGACGACCTGCTGGGCCTGAAGGCCCGCGGCCTGCGCAGCGTCACGCTGCTGCCGCTCGGCTACCGCCAGGCCGAGGGCGACTGGCTCGTGAAGCTCGAGAAGGTGCGCCGCCCGCGCGACCAGTTCGTCACGGAACTGAACTGA
- the asnB gene encoding asparagine synthase (glutamine-hydrolyzing) yields MCGIAGILDLGRAPAPTRAELGAMIGALHHRGPDGTGFHLDGPVGLAHARLSIIDLAGGHQPLANEDDTVWTVFNGEIFNYIELRADLERAGHRFATHSDTEVIVHLYEEHGDDFVQHLNGQFAIALWDRRRQRLVLARDRTGIRPLFHMVHAGRLLFASEVKSLFAVPGVPRRLDPHALAEIFTFWSPIGDRSVFDGVQSLPPGHRMVIENGRAEMSCYWDWTFPEGPIADDRPAEDLADELRALMIDAVRLQLRSDVPVGAYLSGGLDSSIITSLIHHHTDVPLRTFSVTFDDGEFDESAYQRELVDHLGTKHSQVRCTRADIAANFPRTLWHTESPVLRTAPTPLMMLAGLAREQGYKVVLTGEGADEVFGGYDIFKEARVRRFMARQPQSAGRAQLLKRLYPYLKHSPASGGLFAKQFFSEGLEHLGQPWFAHVPRWNTTGRIAQYFSKAQADAVAGWSPFAAIGATLPEAIGRWSPMARDQYVEAHTLMSGYLLSSQGDRMAMGHSIEGRFPFLDHRVIEFANRLPPRYKLMGLTEKYLLKRSMKGLLPESVRTRSKQPYRAPDSASFFHDGKPVAYVSDLLNEERIRQAGYFDPEPVRRLVEKCRAGRAIGFGDNMAFVGILSTMWIDAMFVRGDAVAARP; encoded by the coding sequence ATGTGTGGCATCGCCGGCATCCTCGACCTGGGACGCGCGCCCGCGCCCACCCGCGCCGAACTCGGCGCGATGATCGGCGCGCTCCACCACCGCGGCCCCGACGGCACCGGCTTCCACCTCGACGGGCCGGTGGGCCTGGCCCACGCGCGCCTCAGCATCATCGACCTCGCCGGCGGCCACCAGCCGCTCGCGAACGAGGACGACACGGTCTGGACCGTCTTCAACGGCGAGATCTTCAACTACATCGAGCTGCGCGCCGACCTGGAGCGCGCCGGCCACCGCTTCGCGACGCACTCGGACACCGAGGTCATCGTGCACCTCTACGAGGAACACGGCGACGACTTCGTCCAGCACCTCAACGGCCAGTTCGCCATCGCGCTGTGGGACCGCCGCCGCCAGCGCCTCGTGCTGGCACGCGACCGCACCGGCATCCGGCCGCTCTTCCACATGGTGCACGCGGGCCGGCTGCTGTTCGCCTCCGAGGTGAAGTCGCTGTTCGCGGTGCCCGGCGTGCCGCGCCGCCTCGACCCGCACGCGCTGGCAGAGATCTTCACGTTCTGGTCCCCCATCGGTGACCGTTCGGTGTTCGACGGCGTGCAGTCGTTGCCGCCGGGGCACCGCATGGTGATCGAAAACGGCCGCGCCGAGATGTCGTGCTACTGGGACTGGACCTTCCCCGAGGGCCCCATCGCCGACGACCGGCCCGCGGAGGACCTGGCCGATGAACTGCGCGCGCTGATGATCGACGCGGTGCGCCTGCAGCTGCGCTCCGACGTGCCCGTGGGCGCGTACCTGAGCGGCGGGCTCGACTCGTCCATCATCACGTCGCTGATCCACCACCACACCGACGTGCCGCTGCGCACGTTCTCGGTCACGTTCGACGACGGCGAGTTCGACGAAAGCGCCTACCAGCGCGAGCTCGTCGACCACCTCGGCACGAAACACTCGCAGGTGCGCTGCACGCGCGCCGACATCGCCGCGAACTTCCCCCGCACGCTGTGGCACACCGAGTCGCCCGTGCTGCGCACCGCGCCCACACCGCTGATGATGCTGGCCGGCCTCGCGCGCGAGCAGGGCTACAAGGTGGTGTTGACGGGGGAGGGCGCCGACGAGGTGTTCGGCGGCTACGACATCTTCAAGGAAGCGCGCGTGCGCCGCTTCATGGCGCGCCAGCCGCAGTCCGCCGGCCGCGCACAGCTGCTCAAGCGCCTGTACCCGTACCTGAAGCACTCGCCGGCCAGCGGCGGGCTCTTCGCGAAGCAGTTCTTCAGCGAGGGCCTCGAGCACCTCGGCCAGCCGTGGTTCGCCCACGTGCCGCGCTGGAACACCACGGGCCGCATCGCCCAGTACTTCTCGAAGGCGCAGGCCGACGCGGTGGCCGGCTGGTCGCCGTTCGCGGCCATCGGCGCCACGCTGCCCGAGGCCATCGGCCGCTGGTCGCCCATGGCACGCGACCAGTACGTCGAGGCGCACACCCTGATGTCGGGCTACCTGCTGAGTTCGCAGGGCGACCGCATGGCGATGGGCCATTCGATCGAGGGGCGCTTCCCGTTCCTCGACCACCGCGTGATCGAGTTCGCCAACCGCCTGCCCCCGCGCTACAAGCTGATGGGCCTGACCGAGAAGTACCTGCTCAAGCGCTCGATGAAGGGCCTGCTGCCCGAGTCGGTGCGCACGCGCAGCAAGCAGCCGTACCGCGCGCCCGACAGCGCGAGCTTCTTCCACGACGGCAAGCCGGTGGCCTATGTCTCCGACCTGCTCAACGAGGAACGCATCCGGCAGGCCGGCTACTTCGATCCGGAACCGGTGCGCCGCCTCGTCGAGAAGTGCCGCGCGGGCCGGGCCATCGGCTTCGGCGACAACATGGCCTTCGTCGGCATCCTGTCGACGATGTGGATCGACGCGATGTTCGTGCGCGGCGACGCCGTCGCCGCACGGCCCTGA
- a CDS encoding M20/M25/M40 family metallo-hydrolase, which translates to MNARDPLAPRSPDLPGAIAAFTDKMWDEEIVPALTDYIAIPAKSPMFDAEWQKNGFIDKVVRDAAAWVESKKVAGLKLEVVRIEGRTPVIFFEVPSTKPESTGTVLLYGHLDKQPEFNGWRNDLGPWTPKYEDGLLYGRGGADDGYAVYAAIAAILALDAQGVPRPRCVGLIEACEESGSFDLPVYVDALKDRLGEVSLVVCLDSGAGNYDQLWLTTSLRGMVSGTLKVEILSEGVHSGDSSGLVPSSFRILRQVLDRLEDSKTGQLLPESFHCAIPADRIEQAQATAKILGDEVWKRYPWACGADGGPTLPTTTDPLEGLLNRTWRPTLSVTGVDGFPAMKDAGNVLRPYTAFKLSLRLPPLIDGNEAAARLKTLLEDNAPYNAKVTFAADGRVGAVGATGWNAPSLSPWLETALNQASMDQFGAPCGYIGQGGTIPLMSLLQQCFPKAQMMVCGVLGPKSNAHGPNEFLHVPYGKRLTAAVAQVMAAAN; encoded by the coding sequence ATGAACGCACGTGACCCGCTCGCCCCGCGCAGCCCCGACCTGCCCGGCGCCATCGCCGCCTTCACCGACAAGATGTGGGACGAGGAGATCGTCCCCGCGCTGACCGACTACATCGCCATCCCCGCGAAGAGCCCGATGTTCGATGCCGAGTGGCAGAAGAACGGCTTCATCGACAAGGTGGTGCGCGACGCCGCCGCCTGGGTCGAAAGCAAGAAGGTGGCGGGCCTGAAGCTGGAGGTGGTGCGCATCGAGGGCCGCACGCCGGTGATCTTCTTCGAGGTGCCGTCCACGAAGCCGGAGAGCACCGGCACCGTGCTGCTGTACGGCCACCTCGACAAGCAGCCCGAGTTCAACGGCTGGCGCAACGACCTCGGGCCGTGGACGCCCAAGTACGAGGACGGCCTGCTGTACGGCCGAGGCGGCGCGGACGACGGCTACGCGGTCTACGCCGCCATCGCCGCCATCCTCGCGCTCGACGCGCAGGGCGTGCCGCGCCCGCGCTGCGTGGGCCTGATCGAGGCCTGCGAGGAAAGCGGATCGTTCGACCTGCCCGTGTACGTGGACGCGCTGAAGGACCGCCTGGGCGAGGTGAGCCTCGTGGTGTGCCTCGACAGCGGCGCCGGCAACTACGACCAGCTGTGGCTCACGACCAGCCTGCGCGGCATGGTCAGCGGCACGCTGAAGGTGGAGATCCTGAGCGAGGGCGTGCACTCGGGCGATTCGAGCGGCCTCGTGCCGTCGAGCTTCCGCATCCTGCGCCAGGTGCTGGACCGCCTGGAGGACTCGAAGACGGGGCAGCTGCTGCCCGAGAGCTTCCACTGTGCCATCCCCGCCGACCGCATCGAGCAGGCCCAGGCCACCGCGAAGATCCTCGGCGACGAGGTGTGGAAGCGCTACCCGTGGGCCTGCGGCGCCGACGGCGGCCCCACGCTGCCCACCACCACCGACCCGCTCGAGGGCCTGCTCAACCGCACGTGGCGGCCCACGCTGAGCGTGACCGGCGTCGACGGTTTCCCCGCGATGAAGGACGCCGGCAACGTGCTGCGCCCGTACACCGCGTTCAAGCTGAGCCTGCGCCTGCCCCCGCTGATCGACGGCAACGAGGCCGCGGCCCGGCTCAAGACGCTGCTGGAGGACAACGCGCCGTACAACGCCAAGGTCACGTTCGCCGCGGACGGCCGCGTGGGCGCGGTGGGCGCCACCGGCTGGAACGCGCCGAGCCTGTCGCCCTGGCTCGAGACCGCGCTGAACCAGGCGTCGATGGACCAGTTCGGTGCCCCCTGTGGCTACATCGGCCAGGGTGGCACCATCCCGCTGATGAGCCTGCTGCAGCAGTGTTTCCCGAAGGCCCAGATGATGGTGTGCGGGGTGCTGGGCCCCAAGAGCAACGCCCATGGTCCGAACGAATTCCTGCACGTGCCGTACGGCAAACGCTTGACTGCCGCCGTGGCGCAAGTGATGGCCGCCGCGAACTGA
- a CDS encoding class I adenylate-forming enzyme family protein, whose translation MLMHQLLELTARTMPDRIALVTDGLRLTYAEVDARADTLATALQDAGVEPGDRVATCLDNGLDAVVALYAAMKCGAVLMAINPLTKRQRLAAVLNDARASVLVTHAGLIDEVGAALATNRSIHTCWVAGDAPPAGADTRCRPMPSTEPGGSPAPVPTTDQDLAALIYTSGSTGEPKGVMLSHLNMVSAARSVNAYLQLTADDVVFSALPHAYSYGLYQVLSTFMVGGTLVLERSFSFPVKVLQQMAREGVTVFPGVPTVFARLLALKTLADHPVPTLRIITSAAAALPDAHIHGLREAFPHARLYAMYGQTECKRVTYLPPELLDERPGSVGRGMPNQEMWLEDEAGQRLPFGSTGELVVRGSHVMRGYWEKPEATARALRPGPYPGEMVLHSGDIFRTDSDGYFWFVSRKDELIKVRGEKVSPRDIENVLCAMPGVLEAAAIGCIDAVVGEAVKVFVALQPGHVLTERQVIQHCASRLETVMVPRHVVFVDELPKTDSGKIRKAGLV comes from the coding sequence ATGCTGATGCACCAGCTCCTCGAACTCACGGCCCGGACGATGCCGGACCGCATCGCACTCGTCACCGACGGGCTGCGCCTCACCTACGCCGAGGTCGATGCCCGGGCCGACACGCTCGCCACGGCCCTGCAGGACGCCGGGGTCGAACCGGGTGACCGCGTCGCGACATGCCTCGACAACGGCCTCGACGCGGTGGTGGCCCTCTACGCGGCGATGAAGTGCGGCGCGGTGCTGATGGCGATCAACCCGCTGACGAAGCGCCAGCGGCTCGCCGCCGTGCTGAACGACGCCCGCGCGAGCGTGCTCGTCACGCACGCGGGCCTGATCGACGAGGTGGGTGCGGCGCTCGCCACGAACCGCAGCATCCACACGTGCTGGGTGGCCGGTGACGCACCGCCCGCAGGCGCCGACACGCGCTGCCGTCCCATGCCGTCCACCGAACCGGGCGGGTCGCCCGCGCCCGTGCCCACCACCGACCAGGACCTCGCGGCACTCATCTACACGTCGGGGTCCACCGGCGAGCCCAAGGGCGTGATGCTGAGCCACCTGAACATGGTCTCGGCCGCGCGATCGGTGAACGCCTACCTGCAGCTCACGGCCGACGACGTGGTGTTCAGCGCGCTGCCGCACGCCTACAGCTACGGGCTGTACCAGGTGCTCTCCACGTTCATGGTGGGCGGCACGCTGGTCCTCGAACGCTCCTTCTCGTTCCCGGTCAAGGTGCTGCAGCAGATGGCGCGGGAAGGGGTCACGGTGTTCCCCGGCGTGCCCACGGTGTTCGCTCGCCTGCTGGCGCTGAAGACCCTCGCCGACCACCCGGTGCCCACGCTGCGCATCATCACCAGCGCGGCCGCGGCCTTGCCCGACGCGCACATCCACGGCCTGCGCGAGGCGTTCCCGCACGCGAGGCTGTACGCGATGTACGGCCAGACCGAATGCAAGCGCGTGACCTACCTGCCGCCCGAGCTGCTCGACGAGCGCCCCGGCAGCGTGGGCCGCGGGATGCCGAACCAGGAGATGTGGCTCGAGGACGAGGCCGGACAGCGCCTGCCGTTCGGCAGCACCGGCGAACTGGTGGTGCGCGGCAGCCACGTGATGCGCGGCTACTGGGAGAAGCCGGAGGCCACGGCGCGCGCGCTGCGCCCGGGCCCGTACCCCGGTGAGATGGTCCTGCATTCCGGGGATATCTTCCGCACCGATTCCGACGGATATTTCTGGTTCGTCTCGCGCAAGGACGAGCTGATCAAGGTCCGCGGCGAAAAGGTCAGCCCGCGCGACATCGAGAACGTGCTCTGCGCGATGCCCGGGGTGCTCGAGGCCGCCGCCATCGGCTGCATCGACGCGGTGGTGGGCGAGGCCGTGAAGGTCTTCGTCGCGCTGCAGCCGGGCCATGTGCTCACCGAACGCCAGGTGATCCAGCACTGCGCCAGCCGCCTCGAAACCGTCATGGTGCCGAGGCACGTGGTCTTCGTCGACGAGTTGCCGAAGACCGACTCCGGAAAGATCAGGAAGGCCGGCCTCGTGTGA
- a CDS encoding alpha/beta hydrolase — protein MLSTLSTADGLKLHVKHSPAGDRGRGTVVLVHGLGEHSGRYAHVVKALNGWGWHTVAYDHRGHGRSEGARGALNDPDAMLADLSLVVAAARAEHVGPLVLLGHSMGGLVVARYGAEGTLHDPERWFHPVDAIVMSSPALDAGLSGGQRFQLRMMRWLAPNLAVGNGLKPEWVSRDPEVVKAYVADPLVHDRITPKLVSFIVDGGEFARRQASAWNVPTLLVYAGKDRCVAPRGSRAFASAAPAHLVETREFPALYHEIFNEPEQQEVLAALEAWLATRSARVADVSSVP, from the coding sequence ATGCTGAGCACCCTCTCGACGGCCGACGGCCTGAAGCTCCACGTCAAGCACAGCCCGGCGGGCGACCGCGGGCGGGGCACCGTCGTGCTGGTGCACGGCCTCGGCGAACACAGCGGGCGCTACGCGCACGTCGTGAAGGCGCTGAACGGCTGGGGCTGGCACACGGTGGCCTACGACCACCGGGGCCACGGCCGCAGCGAGGGCGCCCGCGGCGCGTTGAACGATCCCGACGCGATGCTGGCCGACCTGTCCCTCGTGGTGGCCGCGGCGCGGGCCGAACACGTGGGGCCGCTCGTGCTGCTGGGCCACAGCATGGGCGGGCTGGTGGTGGCGCGTTACGGCGCGGAGGGCACGCTGCACGATCCCGAACGCTGGTTCCACCCGGTCGACGCCATCGTGATGTCGTCGCCGGCCCTCGATGCCGGCTTGTCGGGCGGGCAGCGCTTCCAGCTCCGCATGATGCGGTGGCTGGCGCCGAACCTGGCCGTGGGCAACGGCCTCAAGCCCGAGTGGGTGTCGCGTGACCCCGAGGTGGTGAAGGCCTACGTGGCCGACCCGCTGGTGCACGACCGCATCACGCCGAAGCTCGTGTCGTTCATCGTCGACGGCGGCGAATTCGCCCGCCGCCAGGCCTCGGCCTGGAACGTGCCCACGCTGCTCGTCTATGCCGGCAAGGACCGCTGCGTCGCGCCGCGGGGCAGCAGGGCCTTCGCGTCGGCGGCGCCGGCGCACCTCGTCGAGACGCGGGAGTTTCCCGCGCTGTACCACGAGATCTTCAACGAGCCCGAGCAGCAGGAGGTGCTGGCCGCGCTCGAAGCCTGGCTGGCGACCCGCTCCGCGCGGGTCGCCGACGTCAGTTCAGTTCCGTGA
- a CDS encoding SDR family NAD(P)-dependent oxidoreductase: MPITSPFHARSTALDVVSGFNLGGRSAIVTGGGAGIGLETARALASAGARVTLAVRNAEQGRASAEQLRAETGNPAIDVGTLDLADLPGVRRFAASWGDRPLHLLINNAGVMACPLARTPQGWESQFATNHLGHFALTTALLPALKAAGNARVVTLSSMGHKLAGVDFDDLHFERREYNKWKAYGQAKSANALMSLGLHARHAADGITSLAVHPGGVDTDLHRHVPDDEKRAMGWVGEDGRISSRFKTPAQGAATSVWAATAPALEGQGGLYLEDCQQGLPAEPGNRTSGHAPHIMDTAVADRLWRVSEELLASA; encoded by the coding sequence ATGCCCATCACTTCCCCCTTCCACGCCCGCAGCACCGCACTCGACGTCGTGTCCGGGTTCAACCTCGGCGGCCGCTCGGCCATCGTCACCGGCGGTGGCGCCGGCATCGGCCTCGAGACGGCGCGTGCCCTCGCGTCGGCCGGCGCGCGCGTGACCCTCGCGGTGCGCAACGCCGAACAGGGCCGGGCGTCGGCCGAACAGCTGCGGGCCGAGACCGGCAACCCGGCCATCGACGTCGGCACGCTCGACCTGGCCGACCTCCCCGGCGTGCGCCGCTTCGCCGCGTCATGGGGCGACCGCCCGCTGCACCTGCTGATCAACAACGCCGGCGTGATGGCCTGTCCGCTCGCGCGCACGCCGCAGGGCTGGGAATCGCAGTTCGCCACGAACCACCTGGGCCACTTCGCCCTGACCACCGCGCTGCTGCCCGCGCTGAAGGCCGCCGGCAACGCCCGCGTGGTCACGTTGAGTTCGATGGGCCACAAGCTCGCCGGCGTCGACTTCGACGACCTCCACTTCGAACGCCGCGAGTACAACAAGTGGAAGGCCTACGGCCAGGCGAAGTCGGCCAACGCGCTGATGTCGCTGGGCCTGCACGCGCGCCACGCCGCCGACGGCATCACCTCGCTGGCCGTGCACCCGGGCGGTGTGGACACCGACCTGCACCGCCACGTGCCCGACGACGAGAAGCGCGCGATGGGCTGGGTGGGCGAGGACGGCCGCATCTCCAGCCGCTTCAAGACCCCGGCGCAGGGCGCCGCCACGAGCGTGTGGGCCGCCACGGCCCCGGCGCTCGAAGGCCAGGGCGGGCTCTACCTGGAGGACTGCCAGCAGGGGCTGCCGGCCGAGCCCGGCAACCGCACGTCGGGCCATGCACCGCACATCATGGACACGGCCGTGGCCGACCGGCTGTGGCGGGTGTCCGAGGAGCTGCTGGCCTCGGCCTGA
- a CDS encoding aldehyde dehydrogenase family protein: MIQHDKLYIGGQWVPSVGSESPSTVTSPATEEAIATVVRGTADDVNLAVKAARGAFDAWSSRPVAERAGFLMKIHEGLKARANDIAQAVTSEMGMPLKQSVRIQAGSPIAAFKLYASLVQSFHFEEEVGNSLVVREAIGVVAAITPWNYPLHQIAAKVAAALAAGCTVVLKPSEVAPLDAFILAEVVHAAGLPAGVFNLVTGRGTVVGEAMCSHPDVDMVSFTGSTRAGRRISELGSATIKRVALELGGKSASIILDDADFPTAVKGSVGACFLNAGQTCTAHTRMLVPESRYEEAAKLAVAVTQAYKVGDPFDETSTMGPVASKAQRNTVNEYIEIGLAEGAELLTGGTGAPEGLDGKGYYVRPTVFGRVKPESRLAQEEVFGPVLAIITYKDEDDAIRIANGTPYGLSGGVWSASDERAQQVARRMRTGQVDINGGTFNMLAPFGGYKQSGNGREFGKYGLEDFLEIKSFQFKRS, encoded by the coding sequence ATGATCCAACACGACAAGCTGTACATCGGGGGGCAATGGGTCCCCAGCGTCGGCAGCGAAAGCCCGAGCACCGTCACGTCGCCCGCCACCGAGGAGGCCATCGCCACCGTCGTGCGCGGAACGGCCGACGACGTGAACCTCGCGGTGAAGGCCGCCCGCGGCGCGTTCGACGCCTGGTCGAGCCGCCCGGTGGCCGAGCGCGCCGGGTTCCTGATGAAGATCCACGAGGGCCTGAAGGCCCGCGCGAACGACATCGCCCAGGCCGTCACGTCCGAGATGGGCATGCCGCTGAAGCAGTCGGTGCGCATCCAGGCCGGCTCGCCCATCGCCGCGTTCAAGCTGTACGCGAGCCTGGTGCAGAGCTTCCACTTCGAGGAGGAAGTGGGCAACTCGCTGGTCGTGCGCGAGGCCATCGGGGTGGTCGCCGCCATCACGCCGTGGAACTACCCGCTGCACCAGATCGCCGCCAAGGTGGCCGCCGCGCTGGCCGCCGGCTGCACGGTCGTGCTCAAACCGTCGGAAGTGGCCCCGCTCGACGCCTTCATCCTGGCCGAGGTGGTGCACGCCGCGGGCCTGCCCGCGGGCGTGTTCAACCTCGTGACCGGCCGCGGCACCGTGGTGGGCGAGGCCATGTGCTCGCACCCGGACGTCGACATGGTGTCGTTCACCGGGTCCACCCGCGCCGGCCGCCGCATCTCCGAACTGGGGTCGGCCACCATCAAGCGCGTGGCGCTGGAGCTCGGCGGCAAGTCGGCCTCGATCATCCTCGACGACGCCGACTTCCCGACGGCGGTGAAGGGTTCGGTGGGCGCCTGCTTCCTGAACGCCGGCCAGACCTGCACGGCCCACACCCGGATGCTGGTGCCCGAGAGCCGCTACGAGGAAGCCGCGAAGCTGGCCGTGGCCGTCACCCAGGCCTACAAGGTGGGTGATCCGTTCGACGAGACGTCCACGATGGGGCCGGTGGCCTCCAAGGCCCAGCGCAACACCGTCAACGAGTACATCGAGATCGGCCTGGCCGAAGGCGCCGAACTGCTGACCGGCGGCACCGGTGCGCCCGAGGGCCTGGACGGCAAGGGCTACTACGTGCGCCCGACGGTGTTCGGCCGCGTGAAGCCCGAGTCGCGCCTGGCCCAGGAAGAGGTGTTCGGCCCGGTGCTGGCCATCATCACGTACAAGGACGAGGACGACGCCATCCGCATCGCCAACGGCACGCCGTACGGCCTGTCGGGCGGCGTGTGGTCGGCGTCCGACGAGCGGGCGCAGCAGGTGGCGCGCAGGATGCGCACCGGCCAGGTCGACATCAACGGCGGCACGTTCAACATGCTCGCGCCGTTCGGCGGCTACAAGCAGTCCGGCAACGGCCGCGAGTTCGGCAAGTACGGGCTGGAAGATTTTCTGGAGATCAAATCGTTCCAATTCAAGCGTTCGTGA